From the Drechmeria coniospora strain ARSEF 6962 chromosome 02, whole genome shotgun sequence genome, the window CGGAGGTGTATTCATGTACTGCATAattatgtacatgtactcataCTTACTCACCATTCACTATTAGTGCggtatccgtacggagtagtaccaGCAGCAGTTGGACATTTGGAAGCGtccacgtacagtacttaagtacggagtaatcactgtactgtaagctGAATAGACTCGAAGGCAATTGCACGAATAGACTGACGGGGAAGAAAAGAATATAAGGTACAGAGATGAAGATAGGTCTGGTACCGAGTCAGTTGGAAGGCCACTCCCATGGGGGGCGTTGAATATCGCATTCATCCTGAGAATGAAACGCGAGAAAAGACTTGGTGACATTGTGCGTGGTCGTCAAGACCAACAGCGAGACTCTGCGTGTACACCCACACTTGCAGACATGTTGAATGTCATGAAAATACATatgcctgtacggagtactccgtatttgcaTGTACGTTGTGCGTTGGTCTTGGGTATTGGGTCTTTCATTGCTACGCTGAACGGGGGAAGGCCGATGCAGAGGCCAAAGTGGGCATTACCCGCCTGTTCCAACGTCATCTGCCCTTCACGCCACTGGAGGGGGGTTGTCTAGCAGGCCTGAAAAGAGGGTTTTGGTGGTCAGCAGACACCGCTCCGCGTCTCACATGCCACTCCCTATTCGGACCTAAGGCCCCTGAGGGAAACCGTAACCTGGCCTCGGGGACACGGTCAGACTCCATCGTCAGACTCCACCTCCACGCGGCTCGCCCGCTGcaatattacttacttacatctCTGCGTGCCGATCGTCTTCATCCAGGCATCTCGCTTGAAAGCTACCCATTCGATCCCGGACTCTCGGCTCGTCGGTTCTCATCGCCATACCACAGGTCTCGGTAGATGAAGCCCCCGTAATCCCGATTGGCAGGCGAGAAGTTGCATCAGCACCCCTCCCTTGGTCCCCCTCCGATCCGATCGGCTTTCGTTGCCATCGCGTCTCCGTCAATCCAATCCATCCCTCTTCCAACTGCCGATTGGCCACCTCTCACCAAAGGCTATGGGATCGTGATGGATTGATCTGGCGCACCGAGCCCTCCATCATTCTCAACGTCCAAGGTCCAGCGGTCGAGActcgtcgacatggccgacTTGCTGCTGCAGGCCCACGGCAGGCAGCAAGCGAGGCATGTCGGGCAAGATGCGAAGAGAAACGGGCAGTCCTCCATACCCGGACGAGGTGTCAGTTTTGCCGGCAAACTCACGCGAACATACAAGAGCGCGAGCGGTCTGTATCTGTCGTGGAAGGATGGCATGACGGCGGAGGAGCGAGAGGGCGCGAGAAGGCGTGAAGAGAAAAGGGCCTCGTTGTGCCTTCGCATGCAGACGGTATGTGACGTGGACCACAGGCCGCGGAGCAAGGGCTGACATGCACAGGCCGAGACGCACAGGCAgtggcaggcggcggcacaagaactcgacgccctcgagggcAACGACGGCTGGAAGAACGACGACAGCTCGAGCGACTACAACTTCCCCCTCATCAAAGAGCGACTGCGtgccctcgacgatgcccggCTGCGAGGTGACATCCGTGGCATGATGCACCTCCTCCGCACCGCCCTCTCGAGGGACTTGGGCGGCATGGGAAACGTCAACCTCTACCGCCACTCGTACGTGGGCACGAAGAAGCTCATCGAACGTTATGTCGATTCGGCCATGCAGACCATCGACACGGTCGTCGCGCAAAGCGTGGTGGAGTTGAGCATCAATTCGAAGGACCTCCTGGAGGCCATGCTCTTCTCGCGCCAAAGTTTCGGCCGCAGCGCCCTGCTTCTTTCGGGGGGAGGCACCTTTGGCATGACGCACGTCGGTGTCCTCAAGGCGCTGTTCGAGGCGCAACTGCTGCCGCGCATCATCTCAGGCGCCAGCGCCGGAAGCATCGTCTGCGCCGTCCTGTGCACCCGGACTGACGAGGAGATTCCGGCGCTCATCACCGAGTTCCCCTACGGCGATCTCGCCGTGTTCGAGTCCCAGGACGCccagctcggcgtcctcaACCATGTGCGCCGTCTCCTGACGGAAGGCAGCTGGTTCGACATTGAGAACCTCACGCGCGTCATGCGCAGCCTGACGGGCGACCTCACCTTTCAAGAGGCGTACAATCGCACGCGCCGCATCCTCAACATCTGCGTCTCAACCGCCTCCATATACGAGCTCCCACGCCTGCTCAACTACGTCACGGCACCGAACGTCATGATTTggtcggccgtggccgcgTCCTGCTCGGTGCCTCTCGTCTTCACGTCGCACCCTCTGCTGGTCAAGGACCCCATCACCGGCGAGCACCACCCGTGGAATCCGACGCCGCAATGCTTCATCGACGGCTCCGTCGACAACGACCTTCCCATGACTCGACTGGCCGAGATGTTCAACGTGAACCACTTCATCGTCTCGCAGGTGAATCCCCACGTCGTTCCGTTTCTGTCCAAGGACGACCACCTTCCCTCGGACGCGAAAGCGAACCGGGGCAGGATGCGAGGCGACGAGTTCGACTGGACGCATGCGCTGGCTTCGCTCGCCAAGGACGAAGCGCTGCATAGGCTGCAGTtcatggccgacgtcggcgcgtTCCCCAACTTGATGACCAAGTGTCGGAGCATACTGAGCCAGAAATACTCTGGCGACATCACCATCTTGCCGGAAATCACCATGCACGACCTGCCGCGCCTCATGAGCAACCCGACGGCCGAATTCATGCTGAGGTCTTCCGCTCTGGGAGAACGGGCGACGTGGCCGAAGCTCAGTCGGATCCGGGACAGGTGTGCCATCGAACTGGCATTGGACCGTGCCGTGCATCGCCTGCGGACAAGGGTTGTCTTCTCGGAGAGCCAGCGAGACCTACGACAGCTGGGCTCGGAAATCTGCGACAACCGAGCCCGGATGGCCGTGTCCACCTCGACGCAAACGCCAGCAATCAGGCAGAGGCGACAACGGCGGCGGTCGGGCGGCAGCGTCCGGACGCTCGCCGATGGTCGCCTGGTGTTTTACGATGGAATAACCGACGAAgacacggccgaggaagagctCCTGGAGATGCGCGTACGGACGGGCAGGGGAaactcgccgacggcagttCGCAAGCCGCGGCTGAAGCGAGTGAGCAGGAGTCACGTCCATGTGCC encodes:
- a CDS encoding Patatin family phospholipase, with the translated sequence MADLLLQAHGRQQARHVGQDAKRNGQSSIPGRGVSFAGKLTRTYKSASGLYLSWKDGMTAEEREGARRREEKRASLCLRMQTAETHRQWQAAAQELDALEGNDGWKNDDSSSDYNFPLIKERLRALDDARLRGDIRGMMHLLRTALSRDLGGMGNVNLYRHSYVGTKKLIERYVDSAMQTIDTVVAQSVVELSINSKDLLEAMLFSRQSFGRSALLLSGGGTFGMTHVGVLKALFEAQLLPRIISGASAGSIVCAVLCTRTDEEIPALITEFPYGDLAVFESQDAQLGVLNHVRRLLTEGSWFDIENLTRVMRSLTGDLTFQEAYNRTRRILNICVSTASIYELPRLLNYVTAPNVMIWSAVAASCSVPLVFTSHPLLVKDPITGEHHPWNPTPQCFIDGSVDNDLPMTRLAEMFNVNHFIVSQVNPHVVPFLSKDDHLPSDAKANRGRMRGDEFDWTHALASLAKDEALHRLQFMADVGAFPNLMTKCRSILSQKYSGDITILPEITMHDLPRLMSNPTAEFMLRSSALGERATWPKLSRIRDRCAIELALDRAVHRLRTRVVFSESQRDLRQLGSEICDNRARMAVSTSTQTPAIRQRRQRRRSGGSVRTLADGRLVFYDGITDEDTAEEELLEMRVRTGRGNSPTAVRKPRLKRVSRSHVHVPEQRVPGVAAHLRDGQLGQQYDLSKKPMPELTSRNTVGVTGSKSSAAMQWLGADSPRGTATSPTDDMETSEQGHSSDADAELATEESDPDPYDGPRRQVLPKGRGRGSTE